Genomic window (Argopecten irradians isolate NY chromosome 2, Ai_NY, whole genome shotgun sequence):
ACCAGGTTAGCTAAACAGGCCCTCCAAGTCTCTTGTTAGATATGTACAGGCTATTCTTTTCATTGGGTCCTGTTGTAAACATAGTATATTAAACATATGGATGTTCATTGCATGGAATGAATTTAACTTTTATCATAATATCAGTAAAACTGATTGGGCCggtgaatatgaaaaaaaagcaAGATTCGTCAATGAAGGAAATCAATAGCTGGAAGTGTGATTGAAGCTGACAAGATGCCAAAGAATCGACCAaatttgacataaaataattaaaatgaagcGGGATACACCCCTGGCTACACACATGTTATATGACACTGAAGATGTTCAATGCTCCATGGTAAAACTGTGTATCTTATGCTGCTTCAGCTTTTATTGTCGATGGTATGTTCTAGGAGCCTTTTCGTTCCACACAGTATACTAAAAGTTGCAAGTTCGTTAACAAATAAATGCGGTCTAGTGTTCGTAACTTTGCTTTTATCtgaatatctatatttctattCCAAACAAGTGTCATTTGCAGAAGCTATGGTTGGTTACTTAATAATGccattattaaatattaatcaGATCcttcattgaaattttgttggTGAGTGGAATTTAACAAGTATCTGTTTTTGCAAAGTTTGTTATATGGTCTCATAATCGTTTCCTGCCTAAAGTTTGTCTGTGGAAATCGTTTTGAACTACCGATCACTATTGTCAACATATCGCCCTTTTCGTGccatatatttcatttgtacCAGCCTCCTGTGTATTCCCTACACTTGTTTGAGGTGCCTGTATATTCCCTCCCCAATAGCCGTCATTAACTTCTCATAATTAGTTGATTGTAGAACTGACGAGTGGACCAGGCCAATGTTCTATTTATAGTTGCTCACACACAATACTTCAGGACACCCTAACTGCTGTACCTGCCAGTTGATATGTTATTCAGGCGAGTGACACCCAACGCACTCCTGACACAACACGCTCTGGATGTGAGAAACAGAGCAGTGTATAAACTGACACAGTAGTAATTCAAAAGCCAGAGCATCCGCAGTTATAGCTGGACCTCTATCTTTTGAGGAGGCATAATGGCAAAACCTTTGGTGAGTTCATTTTTGCTGATgattatttatctttttgtgAAGGAGGATCCTAAGTCTTGCTGTTTTTCGTTCACTAGCTGGTAAGTTACCCATGTTGCCACGCTAAAGACCTTCAATATTGtcagttttctttttaattagcagtaaattttaaatgttatccATTACAATATCATGAAAAATGTATCCAGTTATCTTAGTCCATTGtcagtaaatacaatatttcgTGTCTTCGTTATTTTTATGTTCGCAAATATAACAAATTTGCTGCGATCAAGGAATTATACTGAAAATCgtacatcaatatacatataaaaatatatatacaaagagccatcatgaaatggcgAAAGTATTAGAGGAAGGtcgttgagttttatttttcatatatatatatattatataattattcgcGAAAAATTTAAAATCGCGTTAGAGCTCTCGCAAAATTACGAAAAAATATATTTCGcgaaaataatgtgtttttacAGTATCATGCTTATATTGGCACAGTCTACTAAAGCATATGTTTTCGACACGGCGTTTTTACATTAATACCTCTTTAAGAGCTTGCAAGTTGTATCGCTTATGTTACCGGTTGTTTTATATGGCTAGTCTGTGTATTACTTGCCGTAGCTAAAGCCTTGTTGGACTCTATTAAAAATACGCGATTGGTATCAGTAGTCAATGCTGTAAATGCTTGAAGGTCATTATTTCTGTGCACTTAATGTTTTCAGAAAATGGACCATATGATGAAATTGCACACGAAAAGTATTTGCCTTATACTAAAGTAAAAGGGTTGTTTTATCATCAGTTAGCGCAATAATAATTTACGGGATGTTATTATTGTTGAAATAGGAACATAGTGTTTTATGTTCTTTTTAGTCCCCTGCTGGTGAAACTGGATAGTACTTTAGTATTAGTCTTCATCTGTCCGTATGAAGGTTAAGAACGGATTTTGTTAAAACTTCATACAACGGTACTTGTGAGGTAACATAGTCTTGGATTGATTTTGGAGTCCAAAGGTCTACTACAAAGTTCActtttactaaaaatagattttttggCAAAAGTTGGATTTccataagataagataagaagGGATTTTTGGGCTTTCTTAAAACTTTCATGCAATGGTAACTTACGAAGACACACAGCTTGGAATTGATTGGTCTattacaaaggtcactgttactaaagaTAGGATAAAGTAAATTTGAAAACATGTATGGACCGACAGGGGACATGTGTTGATTACGTTTGACGTTGTATAATGTGCGTATCACTATGACGGCGTAGTGTATAGGTCGGTATTTGTGCGATACTTCCCACAGGTCAATAGAGGTCAAGTCTAATGCAGATATtcctaataataataattgccTGGGTTTACTTTGCTTGGTAGAGCGTGAAAGACTAATGACCGCTCCTTAATTTtaagaaatagaaaatatgttttCGAAAGATAATCCAAATTGCCTGGGACCAACCTATCTCAATAATATGATGCTTTTTTAGTCAGTTATTGCTTTGAATTTCTTTTTAGGTCTGAAGGCTATTGTTATTATGCATAGAAAATTTATTTCCGTAGAATTACTAATGTTACAGGGAACAAACAATATCCTGTGGAATTATAGTTTTATATTGCACAGACacgtgcagtcactatttgtcTCTTTTATAAGTTTAAAGAGACGAGATTGAAATGTTGATTCACCGACTCATTTACTTTTTGTATGCGGTCTTCATTTTAGTGAGAGTTGAATTAGACTAGgtcgatcattggtgaccagtTAACGCAATCGGTAGACTAAAAGCATCCAGCTAGTGTTCTGAGGTCTCGGGTTCGAACCCCGATCTGACCGCTACATAGAGTAAActtaaacaaataacaaatgtCTTCAGTGATAAACTCCAATCAGTCTCTTATTTATACAAACACTTTCAGTTCCAGATGGAACTCTAGATAAGCATTTTGACATACATTTGCTCGACAACCATACATTAAGCAAGACGCACAGCATCGTGACACAATTgtgtattgtttgatatattttttactcCGCATTTGATCTACGAACGAGAACTTATCATACTTGACCACTGCGTATGCATCTTTATAGCATGGCATTAAAGTGTTGATTGAAAACATATGACGATGATATCGCACACTCTCATACATACTGATGTCGTGATAGGAACAACTTCACGCGCCTTTGTTTGATCGGTTTGCGTGAAAATATGTAGGTCTGCATCCAACGCCAGTAACTTAAATTTATAGATACGATCCGATATAATTTGGGGAAGACATCCCGATAAAATATGCTATTGCTTCTTATAgtgttatatttctattttctatgACTTAAAGGgtatatacaaattttgttgCTATGACCTTTTAAGctaataaattaacaaaaaaaaagtttgatttatttaacagTTGTATTAGATTCGCTAGAATATGTATGGACGGTTTAAAACAGTGTAGGGGAAATATCAGATTAGGATGTTAAAAATTAAGCTAATTTCTTGTATGTATCCGTGCCGTGGTACTGACAGACCTCGTGGACATAATCATCTTACTCACAATCACATCAGCATTCATCTAAAAGGATAATACAATATGCgtaaacaacaaaatgttattttagcTATTTAGTGCTTTTAATTAGGAAACACTTGCAGTGTCGTTTGCAAGGATGTATAGAAATTGCATTCCAGTTTAGGATGCACGCTTGTCTTATCGACATCCTTTCCAATCCAGACATATTCGTGTGTGCTTGCATAATCATGGTAGATATTTTCTCAACTATTGAAGAAATTTACCTGTACTTTGCATCTATTTATCCTCTATAACGTTACCTTTGACTATGAATTTGAGTAGAGTAGGTCCGTAGGATCGATCGATGCCCCTATACAAATTTAATCATTCATATATCCAAATATACAACCACACGCATTTATAATCACGGGAGGTCGTCATTAAGTAAGTAGATGTGCTAAAACACACGTAAACAAATAAGTAAACAATCCGTTATAGTGTTGtgttatatatttctttcccGTCTTAAATAGTGTCATAAATACCACGGTTTATCTCCACTTATCATTTTATAACATCACTTGACCAGGTACTGaatgtttcattttaaattcACTAATGATCAGAAACCGAAACattggaaaacaaaataatgaaaaaatctgCTTTCCAACCACCTTTAATTCCAACAAATTCTTcctaaaaataaatacatgtaatgtagcaGGAACATACGATCACTAAAAAAAATTACGGGTGAAATGTCATTAACGTCTTTGATCAGGACTGTTACATAATTCTCACcaaattaaaatgtcaaaaccTAAAAGTGGTTAAAGTATTTTAAAATCCTAAATTGATTTACAGCTATTGATTTCCCAGAGATTGCGTATCCTGTATTCATGATATCACGATTAGAAAAATAATCTTGTTATAGTGAAATAAATACCGGTACAAagtaatgataaaatatgatgCAGTCCTTTTGAGTCTGTTGCTAATTTCAAAGGTTAAATAAAATGTGTTGCAATGTTTGTATGGAATTTGTTACACTTTGATACAAGAATGGTCATTTGTGATATCGtccatttttcatatttttcacatGTTGAAAATATGTGAGCATCATGATTAACTGATCTCAAAATATCAAtggatacatgtatttcatttccATATCCGGTCCAATGTTATTGCAATTCATGTGATTGATTATTATGAATAAAATTCGCTTCCATAGTGTTAAAATAGGAAAACTGACAGATATATAATCGTAATCGCTGTGAAAATTCGTTTGTTTATCATAAAGGGCAGATAAAAAAATAGACTTTCACTGTTTCACTGTGAAAAGGAATAGAATCAGGTAACACAAAAGTGTACGCATATAAAGCCACTTCCGGAACACTTGGTTCTGTTGTACTTTTATATTACTGGTCTCCATACTGTTCTATCATGTTTGTACTTTACCCCTGTTTTATCGATTTGATATAAAACTACAGGCTCGTAGGCATATCGATATTCACTGGTGTTTTTGTAATCACAGTAGTTACATGGATATCGACTGCGACAAGATACCTGTGCGCATCTTCCAATCTGGTTCACCAATTTATCACTTGTTAAAAAGCTTTGGATGCATATTCTTGGtcagtattttttctctgatATAACAGCCAAgtgaaattttgttttagaCTAGTGCTTCCATTTTGTGTATGTTGTGTATATTAGTATGTAAACGTTCATCCAGACCTCAGGCTTTGAGTGATGACTGACGAGTGACTTGAAATATCCCATACAGTGAGATACATATGATACTCGGGGGTGTAATCTCTGGTTTGTGGTAACTTAACCCCGAAGcaacaatattttaaaggaaatatatataaatatgaacgACAAGTATTATTGGATAGATACAGGTtgtttgtataaaaatgtaagAGCTACTGATTTTGCAACAActaacaaatatttacaaaccATGTTTAGTTTGAATTTGTGTTACTGTATTTTTATACTAAAATGATATACtttggaaaaaatataattttcttatgCTGAAACTTTTGCTTTTTCAGGTAACTGGATACTGACGTTAGACCTCTACCATGGTACGGTTTGGACGAGCTTTGCCCAAGATTTGTCGAATAAGATCAGCATCAAATTTAAATCTGctaattttgattttcatcGTCATCGTGTGTTTAATATGTATCAACAAAACGCTAGTGGAAAAGAAATCCCAGAATATCTCTGACTTGACCTCGACCATTTTAACAGCTGCAAAAGGTGGTAGTTTTTTAGACTATATAGCTATTGAATCACCTGATGATCATCTCTGGCAAACGAATTGCGGAGGAAACATTAACATCATCAACAAACGAGTACTTCTTTTAAAGAATGGTATTATTTCTGGATATTTTCTTAACGCAAAACAAACGGGTGAGGTTGACGTAGAAAATGTCATTGGTCAAGCCGAAAAGGACGAGTTTGTTACGGTTGAAAAAGAATTCATTAGGGTTCCTTGCGAAGATGTCACATTCCCAAAGTTAGATGTAAAGTCTGGATACATTCACTTAATTGAATCTATCGATGTCACCGGTCCTGATAATTATTATGGAACAACATTTCACAGATCATCTGAACAGTTCGTCATAATTATTGAAAGAAAAGATTATGCTAACGTATACTGGACAATGGTGGAACTATACAACGCTTTCCTGACTGTCAGAATGTTCCTGCGTGATCCAAAGCAGACATGTGTATTTCTACTGGATGTACACCCGAAAGGAAAACTTGACGAGATATGGGAGATGGTGTTTGGAAACGTGGTTAAAGTGAAAGATATTAAAAATCACGAGTGGAATTTCAAGAATTTAGTATTTGGAATAGATAGATACAGTGGTCCAATAACTACAGAACTTGAATCTCTGCCATTTATTTCCGAATTCCAACAAACTATTTATCATGCAAATGGAATTATCACACCTACAAAAAAGCCTTGTTCTCTAGGTAAGCAATATCTAAATATTACGCTTATTTTAAGACATGATTACGTGGCCCATGCTCGAAACCCGACTGGAAAAATCAAGCGTAAGTTAGCCAATGAAGGAGAGATAATCAGCCATATTAAATCAGCTATACCATCTACAAAACTAACCGCTGTGCAATTGGAAGATTTAAGTATGAAAAACCAAGTGGAGTTGATATACCATACAGACATTATGATTGGAGTTCACGGGGCAGGACTAGGTCACGTTACACTAATGAGGCCAGATACCGGCTTGATTGAACTATTTCCAACCTCATATTTCCTTTTTAGGAATAGACACTTTGAAGACCTTGCTGGATGGGTTGGTGTGCATTATTACAGCTGGTATAACAGGGACATCTTCTTTTCAGACTTAGAATTGATGTACGTATCACCAAAGACAATAGAACAGCTTATTAAAGAAATGGCAGCGAGAATTTGTTCAAGTGGGTCCCGGTCATAGAATCCAATGCAATTACCTGCCATCAAGTTACCTACTGACAGCACTTGTAAATGAGAAAAAAtagtccgtcgtccgtccgtccgtccatccatCCATCCGTTCTTACGTCCGTTAACATGTTTGTACTACTACTTCTCAGAAaggactgaagggatctctctcaaatccATATGTTGGTTCCCCTTTGAGAAGGCccttgtgcatattgcattttgggactgatcggtcatcaagatggccgccaagcagccatcttggattttgagaattgaagtttgttaccgctatttctcagaaagtactaaagggatggTTCTCATATTTCATGTATAGGTTGCCTTAGgtccttagttgtgcatattgctaGATGCATTGATAGGATGACTGCATCGAAAATGCCACAGTAAATTTTGATGATACTACTTTTGTCTACAAGTACATCTGTTAACTTCAACGggtaatatatattatgatagCTATCTTATATTATGACAATCTAAAATATCTTCCGGAAAGCACTGCTACTTACTTACTGCAGTTTGATTCCTTGTCATatactttaaattttatttgagcttaataaatatcaaaatataatttatgaattttcaCTTCAAAAACAGTGAGTGATACTGCTTTACTTATCTgaagttatgaaaataatcacaTATCATGTTGGTTCTCTTaaggcccttgttgtgcatattgcattttaggactgatcggTCATCAAGATCGCcgccaagcagccatcttggattttgagaatttaagtttgttaccgctatttctcagaaagtactaaagggatcgcTCTCatatttcatgtacaggttgCCTTAGgtccttagttgtgcatattgcattttcggatcgatcggtcaacaaaatggccaacaggtagccaactttgatttaaataattgaagtttgttatatatctcGGAAAGTACCGAAAGgatcttttttcaaatttcatatgtagaaaTATGTAGTGAAAGTTTGATAAGCAGAGAAAATATACCTCTTtacattgtcagacgtagatcattctttggtgggcgccgaGATCCCTCTGGAATCTCTTGTTTTAGCTTTTGAGACTATTGATCAACTCTCTTGTGTAGTTAATAATATTTGTACATAAAAGGATATAATATGTGAAATAATTTGAACGAAAAATAACacgaaaatattttaaaatatatagtttctatttcttttttaagATATGATTGGATGACTATTGAATTGCGGTGTGATTATTTACATTAGAGACGCATATCCTACCTCTGACAGGATGACTGCATCTAAAATGCCTCAGTAAATTTTGATGATACTACTTTTGTCTACAAGTACATCTGTTAACTTCAACGggtaatatatattatgatagCTATCTTATATTATGACAATCTAAAATATCTTCCGGAAAGCACTGCTACTTACTTACTGCAGTTTGATTCCTTGTCATATactttaaattatatttgagcttaataaatatcaaaatataatttatgaattttcagttCAAAAACATTGAGTGATACTGCTTGACTTATCTGCAGTTATGAAAATTATCACAAATCATAGAAAAGAAAGTCTTTTTGTTTAGATaactaaaaacaaataaaaagaaaaaagaaatattcaagTATTTTCTAGCATTTCAGAATGTGGCAGTTACATTAATACCTTGATATCGAGACAGTTCTATTATAAACTACAATAGAAAAGTGACAGAAGTCGGGAAGTCACAATGAGTTCAGCAATAATAGGTCACAATGGAAAAGATACCAGATTTCCCCGGTCATCATTGTAGGGTGCTTGGTGTAATTGGTGGGGTATCAGAGTTCTTTGTACAGATTTTCTGCTTATAATCTAGTGATATAAATCGGAATGTATTGATTTCCTTATGATgactttttaaaataatgatgaagtatgtgtaattagaaaatattattatcattccTGTAATATCCTTACCACTTTctataactttattttttttcaaaaggtGATAAAATGCCTTTCTGTTAATTTTCCACTTTTAAAGCGATAAAATTTTCTCGATttagttgttttatttatatacagtgtattgcCATATACACTAATATGTCGAAGGTGATAGTAATTCTGTTTTCCGTAAACTTTGCcttaacattttaatgaaacattttgaaatagttATTACATTTATAATGTTTACAGGTTACGAGCAAATGTCAACATTAGCACATTAAACAACCCGCATGGGTTAAACTCACTCTGTAATTCGCTGTAATAAATATAACTGAGCACAAAGTGAAACAGCAAAACCTGATTTTATCGACCACTGCTTGAAACAACGTTTGTATTACCTGACTACCAACCGGACGGATGGTATGTTTCACTGTCATGTCCTTCTACACTGTGACGACACTTAGTgtcaaattaaaaatgattactTGGTTTAATACAGATCAGTTGTCCTTTTTTACCAggacccagtttcatgaacattcctttattttaaggaatttcttaaattaaatttccccatagaaaaaaaaatacaaaagctAGGGAGCCTTTCTTAAAATCAGTCATACTTTACTATGGAGAATTTCAATTTGAGGGAtacct
Coding sequences:
- the LOC138315510 gene encoding uncharacterized protein — protein: MVRFGRALPKICRIRSASNLNLLILIFIVIVCLICINKTLVEKKSQNISDLTSTILTAAKGGSFLDYIAIESPDDHLWQTNCGGNINIINKRVLLLKNGIISGYFLNAKQTGEVDVENVIGQAEKDEFVTVEKEFIRVPCEDVTFPKLDVKSGYIHLIESIDVTGPDNYYGTTFHRSSEQFVIIIERKDYANVYWTMVELYNAFLTVRMFLRDPKQTCVFLLDVHPKGKLDEIWEMVFGNVVKVKDIKNHEWNFKNLVFGIDRYSGPITTELESLPFISEFQQTIYHANGIITPTKKPCSLGKQYLNITLILRHDYVAHARNPTGKIKRKLANEGEIISHIKSAIPSTKLTAVQLEDLSMKNQVELIYHTDIMIGVHGAGLGHVTLMRPDTGLIELFPTSYFLFRNRHFEDLAGWVGVHYYSWYNRDIFFSDLELMYVSPKTIEQLIKEMAARICSSGSRS